The Streptomyces lienomycini sequence TCCCGCTGCTCCTGCCGGAGGTCGGCGATGTCGGCGCGCTGGGCGACGTACTGCCGGATCGGGTAGGCGAGGGCCACGACGAGCGAGCAGAGCACCATCGCGAGGAGCGCGGCCCGGCCGGTCAGCCGGGAGCGCCGGGCCTGGCGCTTGGTCTGCGAGCGGTAGACCCGGGCCGCGGTCTGCTCCCCGATGATCCGGATCCTGGTCGCGGTGGAGAAACGGTCCCGGTCCTTCACCGCCATGTCGCCCCGCCTCAGCCTTCGTGCGTCGTCCGTCATACGTGCGTACGTCCCCGCACACGGTACGGGACCGCGTACGGGGACGTACGTACGACGCTGCCTTCAGGAGCGGCGCTCAGCCCTTGAAGCGGGGGAACGCGCTGCGGCCCGCGTACACCGCGGCGTCGTCGAGGATCTCCTCGATGCGCAGCAGCTGGTTGTACTTGGCGACGCGCTCGGAGCGGGCCGGGGCGCCGGTCTTGATCTGGCCGCAGTTGGTGGCGACGGCGAGGTCGGCGATGGTGACGTCCTCGGTCTCGCCGGAGCGGTGGGACATCATGCACTTGAAGCCGTTGCGCTGGGCCAGCTCGACGGCGTCCAGGGTCTCGGTCAGCGAACCGATCTGGTTGACCTTGACCAGCAGGGCGTTGGCCGAGTTCTCCTCGATGCCGCGGGCCAGGCGCTCCGGGTTGGTGACGAACAGGTCGTCGCCGACGAGCTGCACCTTGTCGCCGAGCTTCGCGGTGATGGTGTTCCAGCCGTCCCAGTCGTCCTCGAACAGCGGGTCCTCGATGGAGACCAGCGGGTACGCCTCGACCAGCTCGGCGTAGTACTCGGTCATCTCGGCGGCGGTGCGCTCCTTGCCCTCGAAGGAGTAGGAGCCGTCCTTGTAGAACTCGGACGCGGCGACGTCGAGCGCGAGGGCGATCTGCTCGCCGGGGGTGTAGCCGGCCTCCTTGATCGCCTCGAGGATGAGGTCGAGGGCCTCGCGGTTGGAGCCGAGGTTCGGGGCGAAGCCGCCCTCGTCGCCGAGGCCGGTGGCCAGGCCCTTGTTCTTCAGGACCTTCTTGAGGGTGTGGTAGACCTCCGCGCCCCAGCGCAGGGCCTCGGAGAAGGACTCCGCGCCGATCGGGGCGATCATGAACTCCTGGATGTCCACGTTGGAGTCGGCGTGCGAGCCGCCGTTCAGGATGTTCATCATCGGCACCGGCAGCAGGTGCGCGTTGGGGCCGCCCAGGTAGCGGAAGAGCGGCAGGTCGCTGGCCTCGGAGGCGGCGTGGGCGACGGCGAGGGAGACGCCGAGGATGGCGTTGGCGCCGAGCGAGCCCTTGTTGTCCGTGGCGTCCAGGTCGAACATGGCCTGGTCGATCAGGCGCTGCTCGGTGGCGTCGTAGCCGACGAGCTCCGGGCCGATCTGCTCGATGACGGCCAGCACGGCCTTCTCGACACCCTTGCCGAGGTAACGGCTCGGGTCGCCGTCACGGAGTTCGATGGCCTCGAAGGCACCGGTGGAGGCGCCGGACGGAACGGCGGCACGACCCGTGCTGCCGTCGTCGAGGCCGACCTCGACCTCGACCGTGGGGTTGCCTCGGGAGTCCAGGATTTCCCGGGCTACGACGACGTCGATGGACGGCACGAGCATCTCCTTCTTCAATGTGACGCTTCGGTGTGACGCGCGGGTCCCGCAGGACCGCGGCGGCTCTGCGGGACCGAGCCTAACCGGCCCGGGGCGATCGGCCAGCCGATCGCCCACCCGCTGGACAGAACCGAGCGTAAATTGTTTCCGAACGGAACAAAGACGTTTCCGGAAACCGGCCGAGCGCCCCGCGGGGGCGGGACGCGAAAAATCCCGCCCCGGTGCGTACGGGGGAACACGCACCGGGGCGGGAGTCGAGGGGCCGCCGCCTCCTACTTGAGGTGCAGCTGCTGGCCCGGGTAGATCAGGTCGGCGTCGTCGACGATGTCGCCGTTCAGCTTGAACAGCTTCGCCCAGCCGCCCTTGACGTCGTGCTCCGCGGCGATCGAGCTGAGGGTGTCGCCCTTGACGACCTTGTACTCGCCGTCACCCTTCTCGACCTTCTTGCCGGTCGGGGTGGTGACGGTCTTCTTCTCCGCCTTCTTCTCGACCTGCTTCTCGGCCTTGGGACGCTCGGAGGAGCGGGAGGCCTTCTGCTCGGTGGAGCGCTCGGCGGAGGAGCCGCCGCTCTGGCTCTGCGAGCTCTCGGAGCTGCCGGAGCCGCTGTCCTGGGAGCCGCCACCGGTGTACGCGGCACCCGAGAGTCCGGTGCCGCAGACCGGCCAGGCACCCTTGCCCTGGCCCGCGAGGACCTTCTCGGCGACCTGGATCTGCTGGGCCTTGCTCGCCTGGTTGGCGGTGGAGGCGTACTGCGTGCCGCCGTACGCGGCCCAGGTGGAGGCGGAGAACTGCAGGCCGCCGTAGTAACCGTTGCCGGTGTTGATGGACCAGTTGCCGCCGGACTCGCACTGGGCGACGGCGTCCCACTCGGACGCGGTGGCGGCGGAGGCGTTGCCGGCCGCCATCAGCGGGGCGGCGACGGCGGCACCGGTGACGCCGGCGACGGCGATGACGCGGGTGGCCTTGGACGGGCGGCGGTGCTTGCCCTTGCCGGAAAACAGCATGGTTGATCCCCTCACCGACGCCTGCGAGGTGAGCTGTCGGGTTCGGGCCGGTTGAGTTGCCCGGTCGGGTTCCTCGCGGAACTCGGCTTCACCCCTAGCCGCTCCGGTTCAACTGCCCGGTGCGGCGCTTACCTTGGGTCCCCCGCTCCTGCCTGCGGCGCTTGACGCGACGACTGTTCCCGTACGGCCGCTGGCAGGATTCGGCGTTGCGGCTGTCGGGGCCCGCGGTGGCGAGCGGTCATGACCGTAGACACGCGCTCCGCGGATTTTCAAAGACGATCACGGCTTCTGAGACCTATCTCTCACGAGATCCAAAAGGGACATACGGTCTCTAACCGTGACGTGAACTCCCCCTACTTTTCGACCGATTCGCCCGTGACCGTGAGCGTCTGACCGGGGAGGATGTGGTCCGGATCCTCCCCGACGACCCGCTCGTTGTCGGCGTACAGCGCACGCCATCCGCCGTCGAGGTCAAGGGAGTCGGCGATGGCCCAGAGGTTGTCGCCGGAGCGGACGATGTACGAGCCGTCCTCGACCTCCCGCGAACCGCCGTCGCGCGAGGCGTGCCGCCCCGACGCCTCGCCCGCGAGACCGTCCCTCGACGCACCCTCGTCCGCGTCGTCGCCGCGGTGCCGGCCCGAGCCGGACGAGCCTTCGGTGCCCTGCGGTTCGGCACTGGAACGGGTACCGGATTCGACTGATGTGTCCGACTTGGTGGATTGGTCCCTGTCGCCGGACGGGGCGTCAGAAGAGGTGCCGGTGGTGGAGGAGGGCGAGGGGGAGGAAGACGGAGAAGAGGACGAAGGGGACGAAGAGGGCTCGCCGGAAGTCGACTCCGACGCCTGACCCGGACCGGAGGAGCCGGAGGAACCGGGCGACTCGGAGCCCGAGGACCCGGACGGTCCGGTCGTGGCGGGCGATTCGGATGACTCGGGCGACTCGGGCTTTACCGTCGACCCCGAGGTGTCCGACTCCTGCGACGCACCGTCACCCGCCGCGTCCGAGCCCCCGCCCGCGGCACCCGAGTCGTTCCCCAGGCCCGCGAGGAGGCCGCAGGTCGGCCAGGCGGCGATGCCCTGGTCCGCGTGTATCTTCTCGGCGATTCTTATCTGCTGGGAGCGACTGGCCTGGTCGGCGCTGGGCGCGTAGTCCAGGCCGCCGTACTGCTCCCAGGCCTCCTGGGACAGTTGCAGGCCGCCGTAGTACCCGTTGCCGCCGTTCTGGCTCCAGGAGCCGCCGGTCTCGCACTCGGCGACCCGGTCCCAGTTCGCTCCGTCGGCCGCGTGGGCACCCGTGGCGCCGAGCAGCGGGATCGCGATGGCGGAGCCGGTCACTCCGGCGGCGACGACCAGGGCGGGAGCCTGGCGGGGGCGGCGGTGACGACCGTTCCCGGAGAGCATGCGACGACCTTTCACAAGACGACGGGGACCGCGCGGCGGATGACGCTCGACACCACGCTGATCCGTGAACGTATAGGGAGATCATCGCTTGTCACAAGTTCATGCCGCGCAGATCACGTGAAGATCACAGAGTTGAGCGCGTGTCACTTTTGCGTCGGCGACGAACTGTTCTCATCCGATGGCGCGATCGGCGTGAACGAGACGGGCAAGGTGCGCAGACCGCGCATGATGAGCCCACCGCGCCAGCGGAGTTCGGCCGGGTCGGCGGCGAGACGGAGGTCCGGCAGCCGGGTGAGGAGCGTGGCGAGCGCCGTCTGTCCCTCCAGCCGGGCCAACGGTGCGCCGAGGCAGTAGTGGATGCCGTGGCCGTATCCGAGGTGCTGGCTGTCGCGACGGGCGAGGTCCAGGGTGTCCGGGTCCGCGAACCGTTCCGGATCGCGGTCGGCGGCGGCGAGGACGACGAGGACGGGGTCGCCCGCCGCGACGTCCTGCCCCCCGATGGTCAGCGGGCGGGTGGCGAAGCGCCAGGTGGCCAGCTCCACCGGGCCGTCGTAGCGCAGGAGTTCCTCGACACCGGTCTCCAGCAGGCCGCGTTCGCCGGCGGTGAGGGACGACTGCAGCCGCTCGCGCTGCTCAGGGTGGGTGAGCAGGGCATACGTGCCGTTGCCGATGAGGTTGACCGTGGTCTCGAACCCTGCGAAGAGCAGGATGAAGGCCATCGCGGCGGCCTCGTTCTCAGTGAGGTGCTCGCCATGGTCGGAGGCGCGGATCAGACCGGAGATGAGGTCCTCGCCGGGGCCGGGCTCGGGCGGCAGCGCGGCGCGCTTGCGGTGGATGAGGTCGGCGAGGTAGCCGCGCATCTTCTTGACGGACCGCGCGACACCGCCCCGCGGTCCGCCCCCGTGACGGATCATCATGCCCGCCCAGTCCCGGAAGTCGTCCTGGTCCTCCCGGGGCACGCCGAGCAGGTCGCAGATGGCGTAGATGGGCAGGGGGAAGGCGAAGTCGTGGATCAGGTCGGCGGAACCGTTGCCCGCGAACCGGTCGATGAGATCGTCGGCCAACTCCTGCACGCGGGGCGCGAACTCGGCCACCCGGCGTGGCGTGAACGCCTTGCTGACCAGTCGTCGCAGCCTGGTGTGGTCCGGTGGGTCGATGTTCAGCAGGTGGGTCATCAGCTCGGCCTTCCGCTCCCCCGGAATGCCGGTCTTGCCCTTGGCGTGCGCGGGTTCGTGGTGGTGCGCCGGGTTCTTGGACAGCCGCGGGTCGGCGAGGGCCTGCTTCGCATCGGCGTACCGGGTGATCAGCCAGGCCTCCACCCCGCTGGGCAGCCGGGTGCGGTGCACGGGGGCGTGCTCGCGCAGCCAGGCGTAGGCGGGGTACGGGTCGCTCGCGAACTCCCAGGTGAACAGCTCGGGGGCGGGAGCGGTGCCAGAGGCGAGGGCGGGTTCAGGGGCTGGGCCGGGAGCGGGCTCGGGGACTGGGCCAGAAGCGGGCTCGGGGACTGGGCCAGGAGCAGGCTCGGGGGCTCGGCCAGGAGCAGGCTCGGGGGCTCGGCCAGGAGCAGGCTCGGGGGCTCGGCCAGGAGCAGGCTCGGGGGCTCGGCCAGGAGCGGGCTCGGGGACTGGGCCGGAGTCGCCGCCGGGCGTACGGCCGTCGGTGGCGGACGAGGGACCGTCACCGGGAGAATGGCCGGAAACGGGCCAGGAGCCGTCGGCGGTCGAGAAGCCGGGCACAGGCGAGGCATCGGGCGCAGGCGAGGAATCGGCGGCCGCGGAGGGCCGAACGGGCGTGGAAGACGGGGCGGTGGTAACGGGCGGGTCGGCCGCGGGCGACGGACCCGCAGGGGGCGACGGGGGCGCAGCGGGCGAGTGGCCGTAGACGGGCGAGTGGCCGGAAGGCGGCGTCTGGCGGGTCATCCCTCGACCGCCCGGATCGCGTCCCGGTAGGCCCGGGCCGCCGCTCTCAGGGCCGCCTCCGGGTCCGTGCCCTCGGCCTCGGCGCGGGTCGCGAGGGCCAGGAGTTCGTAGCCGATGCCCTCGCCGGAGGGCGGCGCGACGGGCAGGCCCGCGGTGCGGACGCGGGAGGCGAGCTTGGCGGCGAGAGCGAGACCGGGCTGGCCGAGGGGGACGCCCTCGGTGACCGAGGTGCGCCGCTTCTCTGCGGCCTTGGTGCGCAGCCAGTGTTCTCGGACCTCTTCGGGGGTGGAGGCCGTCTCGTCGCCGAAGACGTGGGGGTGGCGGTGGATCAGTTTGGCGACGATGGTGCCGGCCACGTCGTCGACGTCGAACGGGGCGTCGGGGTCCTCCTCCGCGATGCGGGCGTGGAAGACGACCTGGAGGAGCACGTCGCCCAGTTCCTCGCGCAGTTCCTCGCGGTCGCCGTCCTCGATGGCCTCGACGAGTTCGTACGCCTCCTCGATGGCGTACTTGGCCAGTCCCTTGTGGGTGCGCTGGGACGACCAGGGGCATTCGAGACGGATGCGGTCCATGACCTGGACGAGGTCGAGGAGGCGGGCGCCCGGCAGGTCGTAGGAGGCGGGGAGCAGTTCGAGGTCGGGCATGGGGACGCGGCCGGAGCCGGCGAGGCGGGCCAGTCCGTCGGTGAGCGCGGGGTCGCCGTCGCCGGTCGCGACGACCACCGCCGTGCGGCCGCCGGCGCAGGCGTCGAC is a genomic window containing:
- a CDS encoding LysM peptidoglycan-binding domain-containing protein, whose amino-acid sequence is MLFSGKGKHRRPSKATRVIAVAGVTGAAVAAPLMAAGNASAATASEWDAVAQCESGGNWSINTGNGYYGGLQFSASTWAAYGGTQYASTANQASKAQQIQVAEKVLAGQGKGAWPVCGTGLSGAAYTGGGSQDSGSGSSESSQSQSGGSSAERSTEQKASRSSERPKAEKQVEKKAEKKTVTTPTGKKVEKGDGEYKVVKGDTLSSIAAEHDVKGGWAKLFKLNGDIVDDADLIYPGQQLHLK
- a CDS encoding nucleoside triphosphate pyrophosphohydrolase, encoding MNATTADPTAPDQGRIVLLTTSHRVAPGLLSWPAWQALRTADRVLCADGAHPQLPYLREAGIRVDEAAPTAEELVDACAGGRTAVVVATGDGDPALTDGLARLAGSGRVPMPDLELLPASYDLPGARLLDLVQVMDRIRLECPWSSQRTHKGLAKYAIEEAYELVEAIEDGDREELREELGDVLLQVVFHARIAEEDPDAPFDVDDVAGTIVAKLIHRHPHVFGDETASTPEEVREHWLRTKAAEKRRTSVTEGVPLGQPGLALAAKLASRVRTAGLPVAPPSGEGIGYELLALATRAEAEGTDPEAALRAAARAYRDAIRAVEG
- the divIC gene encoding cell division protein DivIC, translated to MAVKDRDRFSTATRIRIIGEQTAARVYRSQTKRQARRSRLTGRAALLAMVLCSLVVALAYPIRQYVAQRADIADLRQEQRETRQRVEDLRDLKARWQDDAYAEQQVRLRLHYVMPGETGFVVVDPDAAEQARAEAGAADRPWYRNVWDGVDKADAAAHRQ
- a CDS encoding cytochrome P450 family protein; the protein is MFTWEFASDPYPAYAWLREHAPVHRTRLPSGVEAWLITRYADAKQALADPRLSKNPAHHHEPAHAKGKTGIPGERKAELMTHLLNIDPPDHTRLRRLVSKAFTPRRVAEFAPRVQELADDLIDRFAGNGSADLIHDFAFPLPIYAICDLLGVPREDQDDFRDWAGMMIRHGGGPRGGVARSVKKMRGYLADLIHRKRAALPPEPGPGEDLISGLIRASDHGEHLTENEAAAMAFILLFAGFETTVNLIGNGTYALLTHPEQRERLQSSLTAGERGLLETGVEELLRYDGPVELATWRFATRPLTIGGQDVAAGDPVLVVLAAADRDPERFADPDTLDLARRDSQHLGYGHGIHYCLGAPLARLEGQTALATLLTRLPDLRLAADPAELRWRGGLIMRGLRTLPVSFTPIAPSDENSSSPTQK
- the eno gene encoding phosphopyruvate hydratase, producing MPSIDVVVAREILDSRGNPTVEVEVGLDDGSTGRAAVPSGASTGAFEAIELRDGDPSRYLGKGVEKAVLAVIEQIGPELVGYDATEQRLIDQAMFDLDATDNKGSLGANAILGVSLAVAHAASEASDLPLFRYLGGPNAHLLPVPMMNILNGGSHADSNVDIQEFMIAPIGAESFSEALRWGAEVYHTLKKVLKNKGLATGLGDEGGFAPNLGSNREALDLILEAIKEAGYTPGEQIALALDVAASEFYKDGSYSFEGKERTAAEMTEYYAELVEAYPLVSIEDPLFEDDWDGWNTITAKLGDKVQLVGDDLFVTNPERLARGIEENSANALLVKVNQIGSLTETLDAVELAQRNGFKCMMSHRSGETEDVTIADLAVATNCGQIKTGAPARSERVAKYNQLLRIEEILDDAAVYAGRSAFPRFKG
- a CDS encoding LysM peptidoglycan-binding domain-containing protein; translated protein: MLSGNGRHRRPRQAPALVVAAGVTGSAIAIPLLGATGAHAADGANWDRVAECETGGSWSQNGGNGYYGGLQLSQEAWEQYGGLDYAPSADQASRSQQIRIAEKIHADQGIAAWPTCGLLAGLGNDSGAAGGGSDAAGDGASQESDTSGSTVKPESPESSESPATTGPSGSSGSESPGSSGSSGPGQASESTSGEPSSSPSSSSPSSSPSPSSTTGTSSDAPSGDRDQSTKSDTSVESGTRSSAEPQGTEGSSGSGRHRGDDADEGASRDGLAGEASGRHASRDGGSREVEDGSYIVRSGDNLWAIADSLDLDGGWRALYADNERVVGEDPDHILPGQTLTVTGESVEK